The following coding sequences are from one Diabrotica virgifera virgifera chromosome 2, PGI_DIABVI_V3a window:
- the LOC114334019 gene encoding potential E3 ubiquitin-protein ligase ariadne-2, with product MEQTVTTSQGSESDRDCSDNEFCDEYYNSNDDFDVEQVDPKKNDPEYFEFNCLLEEQVDRLLNETVESLSNNLQISPSLAKVLLHSHQWNIQEVTRKFNENSRNTLIAARIEPSTPPSNLLLTRYIGCPVCVTVQPLDKFYSLSCAHMFCKECWTMHFKVQIKQGISTGIACMARNCIVLAPEDFVLKQLQRPSLRQKYQQYSFQDYVKSHPQLRFCPGPNCSIVVHSKEIKAKRASCNHCKTIFCFKCGCDYHAPTECQVIKKWLTKCADDSETANYISAHTKDCPKCHICIEKNGGCNHMQCYNCKHDFCWMCLGDWKSHGSEYYECSRYRENPNIAHESVHAQAREALKKYLHYYERWENHSKSLKLEEQTLEKMRFRINQKVMSGLGTWIDWQYLFTAASLLAKCRYTLQYTYPYAYYMESGSRKELFEYQQAQLEAEIENLSWKIERAETTDRGDLENQMDIAEKRRATLLKDFLHV from the coding sequence ATGGAACAAACTGTAACGACTTCTCAGGGTAGCGAATCCGATAGAGATTGTTCAGACAATGAATTTTGTGATGAATATTATAACTCCAACGATGATTTTGATGTAGAACAGGTAGACCCGAAGAAAAATGATCCTGagtattttgaatttaattgtCTTTTAGAAGAACAGGTTGATAGGCTTTTGAACGAAACTGTTGAAAGTCTAAGTAATAATCTACAAATATCTCCTTCTCTTGCAAAGGTTTTATTACATAGCCACCAGTGGAATATACAAGAAGTTACTagaaaatttaatgaaaattcTAGAAATACACTTATAGCAGCTAGAATTGAACCTTCTACACCTCCAAGTAATTTACTTTTGACTAGATATATCGGTTGCCCAGTTTGTGTAACTGTTCAACCTTTAGATAAATTTTATAGTCTATCTTGTGCTCATATGTTTTGTAAAGAATGCTGGACAATGCATTTTAAAGTACAGATAAAACAAGGCATTTCTACAGGTATAGCTTGCATGGCTAGAAATTGTATAGTGTTAGCACCAGAAGATTTTGTTTTGAAACAGTTACAACGTCCCAGTTTGAGGCAAAAGTATCAACAGTATTCATTTCAAGATTACGTGAAATCTCATCCTCAACTACGATTTTGTCCCGGTCCAAATTGTTCCATAGTCGTACATAGTAAAGAGATAAAAGCGAAAAGGGCAAGTTGTAATCATTGCAAaactattttttgttttaaatgtgGATGTGATTATCACGCACCCACAGAATGCCAAGTAATAAAGAAGTGGTTAACGAAATGTGCAGATGATAGTGAAACAGCTAATTATATTAGTGCACATACAAAAGACTGTCCTAAGTGCCACATCtgtattgaaaaaaatggtggtTGCAATCATATGCAATgttacaactgtaaacatgatTTTTGTTGGATGTGTTTAGGTGACTGGAAGTCACATGGTTCAGAATATTACGAATGTTCTCGATATAGAGAAAATCCCAATATAGCACATGAATCTGTACATGCTCAAGCTAGAGAAgcgttaaaaaaatatttgcacTATTACGAGCGCTGGGAAAATCATTCCAAATCATTAAAATTAGAAGAACAAACATTGGAAAAGATGAGGTTTAGAATTAACCAAAAGGTTATGTCAGGTTTAGGAACATGGATAGATTGGCAGTATTTGTTCACTGCGGCAAGTCTTCTTGCTAAATGTAGATATACTTTGCAATATACTTACCCTTATGCTTATTATATGGAGTCAGGGTCTCGAAAAGAATTGTTTGAATACCAGCAAGCTCAATTAGAAGCTGAAATAGAAAATCTGTCATGGAAAATAGAGAGAGCTGAAACTACGGATAGAGGAGACTTAGAAAACCAAATGGATATTGCTGAAAAACGTCGTGCTACTCTTTTAAAAGACTTCTTACATGTGTGA